A window of the Buchnera aphidicola (Taiwanaphis decaspermi) genome harbors these coding sequences:
- a CDS encoding RlmE family RNA methyltransferase: MKISLPFTKKNIIKLVLYMKNNNRIKKTKNWIKKHLKDKYVKLAHKNKLRARSWFKLDEINRKEKLIKSKMTVIDLGCSPGSWSEYIAKKVNVKKSQIIACDMLYMKPIHGVDFIQGDFKKKNIYKLIKLKLKKKANLIISDALPNLTGCKIIDNNKISSLLFSIFKIANHNLCKRGNILIKAFNNEELNIFLKKIKNSFFQIKIKKPKSSRSTSSEVYIIALGFKI; this comes from the coding sequence TTGAAAATATCTCTTCCTTTTACTAAAAAAAATATCATAAAGTTAGTACTTTATATGAAAAATAATAATCGTATTAAAAAAACTAAAAATTGGATAAAAAAACATTTAAAAGATAAATATGTTAAATTAGCACATAAAAATAAATTAAGAGCTAGATCTTGGTTTAAATTAGATGAAATAAACAGAAAAGAAAAATTAATAAAATCTAAAATGACTGTAATAGATTTAGGATGTTCTCCAGGATCTTGGTCAGAATACATTGCAAAAAAAGTAAATGTAAAAAAAAGTCAAATAATTGCTTGTGATATGTTATATATGAAACCTATTCATGGGGTTGATTTTATTCAAGGTGATTTTAAAAAAAAAAACATATACAAACTAATAAAATTAAAATTAAAAAAAAAAGCAAATTTAATTATTTCAGATGCTTTACCTAATTTAACTGGGTGTAAAATTATTGATAACAATAAAATATCAAGTTTATTATTTTCAATATTTAAAATTGCTAATCATAATTTATGCAAAAGGGGTAATATATTAATTAAAGCTTTTAATAATGAAGAATTAAATATTTTTTTAAAAAAAATAAAAAATAGTTTTTTTCAAATAAAAATTAAAAAACCTAAATCCTCCAGATCTACATCATCAGAAGTCTACATTATAGCATTAGGATTTAAAATATAG
- the rimM gene encoding ribosome maturation factor RimM (Essential for efficient processing of 16S rRNA), translating into MSSIYKSKKNIIIGKIGKPYGLLGNNKINSFMEKKSNIFKYIPWIIKKNIFQKLKIVFYKKTKMIAKIKGVNNRDQAQIYTGHNIYINNSKLPKLKYEEYYWKDIIKCLVYNMKINKLGMVTKLIETGSNDVLVVESSNKKLFIPFLMKKVIKKVNILNKIIIVDWDYNF; encoded by the coding sequence ATGTCAAGCATATATAAATCAAAAAAAAATATTATAATAGGTAAAATAGGAAAACCATATGGATTACTAGGAAATAATAAAATAAATTCATTTATGGAAAAAAAATCCAATATATTTAAATATATACCATGGATTATAAAAAAAAACATCTTTCAAAAACTTAAAATAGTATTTTATAAAAAAACAAAAATGATTGCTAAAATTAAAGGAGTTAATAATAGAGATCAAGCTCAAATATATACTGGACATAACATATATATTAATAATAGTAAATTACCTAAATTAAAATATGAAGAATATTACTGGAAAGATATAATAAAATGTTTAGTATATAATATGAAAATTAATAAATTAGGTATGGTTACAAAACTAATAGAAACAGGATCTAATGATGTTTTAGTTGTTGAATCGTCAAACAAAAAATTGTTTATTCCTTTTTTAATGAAAAAGGTAATAAAAAAAGTAAATATTTTAAATAAAATAATCATAGTGGATTGGGATTATAATTTTTGA
- the cgtA gene encoding Obg family GTPase CgtA, whose amino-acid sequence MKFIDEVYIHIYAGNGGDGCVHFRREKYIPKGGPDGGNGGNGGNVWIYGNKNISNLSDYKSKKILKAKNGNKGSKQCCSGKKGEDLIINVPLGTRVVDFNTKNVLSEILKDKQKILFLKGGYKGLGNNHFKSSINKSPKNFTKGKKGEYKYIKLELILIADVGTLGLPNAGKSTFVKNISTAKTKIDSYPFTTLNPILGLVRLKNNKKKFTIADIPGIMHNASQGYGLGLKFLKHLERCKLLLHIVDIQPNDYSNPLKNIKTIITEIYKFSKKLFLKDQWIILNKIDLLKNDNDIFYIKKNLKKYTKRKIKYYLISALYKKGIKKLVKDIYIFLHQ is encoded by the coding sequence ATGAAGTTTATTGATGAAGTATACATCCATATTTATGCAGGTAATGGTGGAGATGGTTGTGTTCATTTTAGAAGAGAAAAATATATACCTAAAGGTGGTCCTGATGGTGGTAATGGAGGTAATGGTGGTAATGTTTGGATATATGGAAATAAAAATATAAGCAATTTATCTGATTATAAGTCAAAAAAAATTTTAAAAGCAAAAAATGGAAATAAAGGAAGTAAACAATGTTGTTCTGGAAAAAAGGGAGAAGATTTAATAATAAATGTTCCTTTAGGTACAAGAGTTGTTGATTTTAATACAAAAAATGTTTTATCAGAAATATTAAAAGACAAACAAAAAATATTATTTTTGAAAGGAGGGTACAAAGGATTAGGTAACAATCATTTTAAATCTTCTATTAATAAATCACCTAAAAATTTTACAAAAGGAAAAAAAGGAGAATATAAATATATAAAACTAGAACTAATATTAATAGCAGATGTAGGCACATTAGGATTACCTAATGCAGGAAAATCTACTTTTGTAAAAAATATATCTACTGCAAAAACTAAAATTGATTCTTATCCATTTACTACTTTAAATCCTATATTAGGTTTGGTTAGATTAAAAAACAACAAAAAAAAATTTACTATAGCTGATATACCAGGCATAATGCATAACGCATCACAAGGATATGGTTTAGGATTAAAATTTTTAAAACATTTAGAAAGATGTAAACTATTATTGCATATAGTAGATATACAACCCAATGACTATTCTAATCCGTTAAAAAATATCAAAACAATAATAACAGAAATATATAAATTTAGCAAAAAACTATTTTTAAAAGATCAATGGATAATATTAAATAAAATAGATTTGTTAAAAAATGATAATGATATTTTTTATATAAAAAAAAATCTTAAAAAATATACAAAAAGAAAAATTAAATATTATTTAATATCAGCATTATATAAAAAAGGTATAAAAAAATTAGTTAAAGATATTTACATTTTTTTACATCAGTAA
- the rplU gene encoding 50S ribosomal protein L21: protein MYAIFCFGGKQYQVKEGDIIKIEKLNYQIGESIIFKKILMFVKNKNINIGNPLLKNINIKAIINSHGKNKKIKIIKFKRRKHYKKTQGHRQNFTKVKIDKINFN, encoded by the coding sequence ATGTATGCAATTTTTTGTTTTGGAGGAAAACAATATCAGGTAAAAGAAGGAGATATTATTAAAATAGAAAAATTAAATTATCAAATAGGAGAATCTATAATATTTAAGAAAATATTAATGTTTGTAAAAAACAAAAATATTAATATTGGAAATCCGTTATTAAAAAATATCAATATAAAAGCTATTATTAATAGTCATGGTAAAAATAAAAAAATAAAAATCATAAAATTTAAAAGAAGAAAACATTACAAAAAAACACAAGGACATCGTCAAAATTTTACAAAAGTTAAAATAGATAAAATTAATTTTAATTAG
- the greA gene encoding transcription elongation factor GreA: MNRTPMTLEGAKKLRKELEKLKKIIRPRIISSIVTAREYGDLKENSEYHAAREEQSFCESRIQEIQSKLSTAQIIDITKVPNHGKVIFGSTITILNLSNNIIYSYKIVGDDESNFKKKLISINSPMSRGLIGKKEKDLAIIKTPSGNVKYKILKIEYI; this comes from the coding sequence ATGAATAGAACGCCTATGACTTTAGAAGGAGCTAAAAAATTAAGAAAAGAATTAGAAAAGTTAAAAAAAATTATACGTCCTCGCATAATTTCTTCTATTGTTACAGCTAGAGAATATGGTGATTTAAAAGAAAATTCAGAATATCATGCGGCAAGAGAAGAACAAAGTTTTTGTGAATCTAGGATTCAAGAAATACAATCTAAATTGTCTACAGCTCAAATAATAGATATAACTAAAGTTCCTAATCATGGAAAAGTTATTTTCGGTTCAACTATAACTATATTAAATTTATCAAACAACATTATATATTCATATAAAATAGTTGGTGATGATGAATCAAACTTTAAAAAAAAGTTGATTTCTATTAACTCTCCTATGTCAAGAGGTTTGATTGGTAAAAAAGAAAAAGATTTGGCGATAATAAAAACACCATCGGGTAATGTTAAATATAAAATATTAAAAATAGAGTATATTTAG
- the trmD gene encoding tRNA (guanosine(37)-N1)-methyltransferase TrmD — MSVLNKKKIIFNIITIFPNMFKAITKYGITKKAIKEGFININIFNLRNFSNKKNKNVDDRPYGGGAGMLMSIEPIVNAINHIKKKKNIKTKVIYLSPQGKLLNQNEITKISNYKNLIIICGRYEGIDERIIKYEIDEEWSIGDYILSGGELPAMILLDALIRLIPGVVSKKESVKNESFSKTGLLDYPSYTRPKNFNNMLVPKVLLSGHHEKIRKWRIKQSLNNTLIKRPKLIVFKNLNEEQKKYYFKLKKNNIFIKKNRKKYE, encoded by the coding sequence ATAAGTGTTCTGAACAAAAAAAAAATTATTTTTAATATAATAACTATTTTTCCTAATATGTTTAAAGCAATAACAAAATATGGTATTACAAAAAAAGCTATAAAAGAAGGTTTTATAAATATTAATATTTTTAATTTGAGAAATTTTAGTAATAAAAAAAATAAAAATGTAGATGACCGTCCTTATGGAGGAGGAGCAGGAATGTTGATGTCTATAGAACCTATTGTTAATGCAATAAATCATATTAAAAAAAAAAAAAATATAAAAACAAAAGTTATTTATTTATCTCCTCAAGGTAAATTGTTAAATCAAAATGAAATTACAAAAATATCAAATTATAAAAATTTGATTATAATATGTGGAAGATATGAAGGAATTGATGAAAGAATTATTAAATACGAAATAGATGAAGAATGGTCAATAGGTGATTATATTTTAAGTGGAGGTGAATTACCAGCAATGATTTTATTAGACGCTTTAATAAGATTAATTCCTGGTGTTGTATCAAAGAAAGAATCCGTAAAAAACGAATCTTTTTCTAAAACAGGTTTATTAGATTATCCTAGTTATACTAGACCAAAGAATTTCAATAATATGTTAGTTCCTAAAGTTCTTTTATCTGGACATCATGAAAAAATTCGTAAATGGAGAATTAAACAATCATTGAATAATACTTTGATAAAAAGACCAAAGTTAATTGTATTCAAAAATCTTAATGAAGAACAAAAAAAATATTATTTTAAATTAAAAAAAAATAATATTTTTATAAAAAAAAATAGGAAAAAATATGAATAA
- a CDS encoding BolA/IbaG family iron-sulfur metabolism protein, with amino-acid sequence MKIKDIKKIIIKKTKIKKIYLDGNEENLNIIAIGDIFTNMSHLKRQQYVYGPLTKYILKKIIHSVSIKTFTIKEWNFYKKSNIKNSNK; translated from the coding sequence ATGAAAATAAAAGACATAAAAAAAATAATAATAAAAAAAACTAAAATTAAAAAAATATATTTAGATGGAAATGAAGAAAATTTAAATATTATTGCTATAGGAGATATATTTACAAATATGAGTCATCTTAAAAGACAACAATATGTATATGGTCCATTAACTAAATACATATTAAAAAAAATAATACATTCTGTTTCTATAAAAACTTTCACCATAAAAGAATGGAATTTTTATAAAAAAAGTAATATTAAAAATAGTAATAAATAA
- the rpsP gene encoding 30S ribosomal protein S16 — translation MVVIRLARHGSKKKPFYKIMVADKRFACNGRFIEKVGFFNPLINKSSKKLYINIERISYWIKNGALMSDRVKSLIKINKDIRNVKHI, via the coding sequence ATGGTTGTAATTCGTTTAGCTAGACATGGATCTAAAAAAAAACCTTTTTATAAAATAATGGTAGCAGATAAAAGATTTGCTTGTAACGGTAGATTTATTGAAAAGGTAGGTTTTTTTAATCCGCTTATAAATAAAAGTAGTAAGAAATTATACATTAATATTGAACGCATATCTTATTGGATAAAAAATGGTGCTCTAATGTCTGATAGAGTGAAATCATTAATTAAAATTAATAAAGATATTAGAAATGTCAAGCATATATAA
- the ffh gene encoding signal recognition particle protein, with protein MFKNLTNKLINTLKNIKNRGRLTKKNIQKTLRDIRISLLEADVSLNVIKKIIKDVEKKSLGIKINQSFTPGQELINILKNELIKIMGNKNKKLRILKKNITSIMLIGSHGSGKTTSLGKLAYFLKKKNKKILLASTDIYRPAANKQLKTLSLQANVDIFEYNKNITPLNIAINALSYAKKKFYDILLLDTAGRTHTDIYMMKEVKEIHNIISPKETLFVIDAMTGQDAFNISKKFNDVLPITGIILTKLDGDSRGGVALSVKYITGKPIKFIGIGEKIHDLEEFHPDRIVSRILGMGDMLSIIEEIKEKVDIIKKNKKGNKKNNFDLNDFLVQIKNVQKTNKIKNLFNKLPQNMQTNKSNSFDNSVLKKAEAIINSMTKEEKINTKIIKRSRKKRIADGSGTKIQEVNRVIKQYDIIKKMLKKINKNGINSFISKIKNFTPNNFFK; from the coding sequence ATGTTTAAAAATCTAACAAATAAATTAATAAATACTTTAAAAAATATAAAAAACAGAGGTAGACTAACAAAAAAAAATATTCAAAAAACATTACGAGATATTAGAATATCTTTATTAGAAGCTGATGTTTCATTGAATGTAATAAAAAAAATAATAAAAGATGTAGAAAAAAAATCATTAGGAATAAAAATTAATCAAAGTTTTACACCAGGACAAGAATTAATAAATATTTTAAAAAATGAATTAATAAAAATAATGGGTAATAAAAACAAAAAATTAAGAATTTTAAAAAAAAATATTACTTCCATTATGTTAATTGGATCTCATGGTTCTGGTAAAACTACTAGTTTAGGAAAACTAGCTTATTTTCTTAAAAAAAAAAATAAAAAAATATTACTTGCGTCTACTGATATATACAGACCAGCTGCCAATAAGCAACTTAAAACACTTTCCTTGCAAGCTAATGTTGACATTTTTGAATATAACAAAAATATCACACCATTGAATATAGCAATAAATGCGTTATCTTATGCCAAAAAAAAATTTTATGATATATTATTATTAGATACAGCTGGTAGAACACACACAGATATTTATATGATGAAAGAAGTTAAAGAAATTCATAATATAATATCTCCTAAAGAAACTTTATTTGTAATTGATGCTATGACAGGACAAGATGCTTTCAATATTTCTAAAAAATTTAATGATGTTTTACCTATTACAGGTATCATTTTAACTAAATTAGATGGAGATTCTAGAGGAGGAGTAGCTTTATCTGTCAAGTATATTACTGGTAAACCAATAAAATTTATAGGAATTGGAGAAAAAATACATGATTTAGAAGAATTTCATCCAGATAGAATAGTATCACGTATATTAGGTATGGGGGACATGTTATCAATAATAGAAGAAATAAAAGAAAAAGTAGATATTATTAAAAAAAACAAGAAAGGAAATAAAAAAAACAATTTTGACTTAAATGATTTTTTAGTACAAATTAAAAATGTTCAAAAAACTAACAAAATAAAAAATTTGTTTAACAAATTGCCACAAAATATGCAAACTAATAAATCAAATAGTTTTGATAATAGCGTTTTAAAAAAAGCAGAAGCTATAATTAATTCAATGACCAAAGAAGAAAAAATAAACACTAAAATTATAAAAAGATCCAGAAAAAAAAGAATCGCTGATGGATCAGGAACAAAAATACAAGAAGTAAATCGCGTTATTAAACAATATGATATAATAAAAAAAATGTTAAAAAAAATTAACAAAAATGGAATAAATAGTTTTATAAGTAAAATAAAAAATTTTACACCTAACAATTTTTTCAAATAA
- the rpsI gene encoding 30S ribosomal protein S9, with translation MNIYEKYNNINYGTGRRKTSSARVFLKKGTGSITVNNCSLEKYFGRKTSRMIVIQPIKYLDILNKFDFYITVKGGGISGQANAIRQGMTRAIIKYDELFKLELRKLGFLTRDSRKVERKKYGLRKARKRPQFSKR, from the coding sequence ATGAACATATATGAAAAATATAATAATATTAATTATGGTACTGGAAGAAGAAAAACTTCTTCTGCACGAGTTTTTTTAAAAAAAGGAACAGGATCTATTACGGTTAATAATTGTTCTTTAGAAAAATATTTTGGAAGAAAAACTTCTCGTATGATTGTTATACAACCTATAAAATATTTAGATATTTTGAATAAATTTGATTTTTATATTACAGTAAAAGGTGGTGGTATATCTGGACAAGCAAATGCAATTAGACAAGGTATGACAAGAGCAATAATTAAATATGATGAATTATTTAAATTAGAATTAAGAAAATTAGGTTTTTTAACAAGAGATTCTAGAAAGGTAGAAAGAAAAAAATATGGTTTAAGAAAAGCACGTAAACGACCTCAATTTTCTAAAAGATAA
- the rpmA gene encoding 50S ribosomal protein L27, whose product MAHKKAGGSTRNGRDSKSKRLGIKCFGGEFVKSGYIILKQRGTKFHPGINVGCGKDHTLFAKKDGVINFLSKGKKKRKYVNIF is encoded by the coding sequence ATGGCTCATAAAAAAGCAGGTGGATCGACGAGGAATGGTAGAGATTCTAAATCAAAACGTTTAGGAATAAAATGTTTCGGAGGAGAGTTTGTAAAATCTGGATATATAATATTAAAACAAAGAGGAACAAAATTTCATCCAGGAATAAATGTTGGTTGTGGAAAAGATCATACATTATTTGCAAAAAAAGATGGTGTTATTAATTTTTTGTCAAAAGGAAAGAAAAAACGTAAATATGTTAATATTTTTTAA
- the rplS gene encoding 50S ribosomal protein L19: MNNIIMKLEKEQINKNIPIFHPGDTVDVKVWVIEGSKKRIQSFEGIVISIKKRQINSSFTVRKISNGEGVERVFQTHSPIINSITIKRSGKVRRSKLYYLRKLTGKLARIKEKL; the protein is encoded by the coding sequence ATGAATAATATTATTATGAAATTAGAAAAAGAACAAATAAACAAAAATATACCTATATTCCACCCAGGTGACACAGTTGATGTAAAAGTATGGGTCATTGAAGGATCAAAAAAAAGAATTCAATCTTTTGAAGGCATAGTTATTTCTATAAAAAAAAGACAGATAAATTCATCTTTTACTGTACGTAAAATATCTAATGGAGAAGGAGTTGAACGAGTTTTTCAAACACACTCTCCAATTATAAATAGTATTACTATTAAAAGATCAGGAAAAGTTCGTAGATCTAAATTATATTATTTAAGAAAATTAACCGGTAAATTGGCTAGAATAAAAGAAAAATTATAA
- a CDS encoding prephenate dehydratase domain-containing protein — MKNINLLKIREKINIIDMKIIKYIYERRKLSKKIIKIKKKNNLFLRDQKREIEVIKNISKKSKKYKLNNNFIKQIFKKIIKDSIILQQKYLNKNICKYDKKDKFSFLGPLGSYSYLAICKYINLYNKKKNMKLKSCKNFLEVIKNTEEDKSSYSIIPIENSNSGFIHESINLLKNSTLKVISEIEIKIKHCLLTAKNTDYLLIKKIYSHYQPIKQCKSFLSNFPHWKIKKSKSTSEAMKKVLKKQSNHCAVIGNKEGSIIYNLKILNKNLLYNKNNITRFLILSKKNNDKYIKGNFKTILIFSILKKTNSFVKLLILINNLKLEINALKKYVYKKKVSYILCYLEILEHEKTKNMQYMLYILKKKSIFLKKIGCYITNKNKN; from the coding sequence ATGAAAAATATAAATTTATTAAAAATAAGAGAAAAAATTAATATTATAGATATGAAAATTATAAAATATATTTATGAAAGAAGAAAATTATCTAAAAAAATAATAAAGATTAAAAAAAAAAATAATTTATTTTTAAGAGATCAAAAAAGAGAAATTGAAGTAATTAAAAATATTTCTAAAAAAAGCAAAAAATATAAATTAAATAATAATTTTATAAAACAAATTTTTAAAAAAATAATAAAAGATTCTATTATCTTACAACAAAAATATTTAAATAAAAATATATGTAAGTATGATAAAAAAGATAAATTTTCTTTTCTGGGTCCTTTGGGTTCTTATTCTTATTTAGCAATTTGTAAATATATTAATTTATACAACAAAAAAAAAAATATGAAATTAAAAAGTTGTAAAAATTTTTTAGAAGTTATTAAAAATACAGAAGAAGATAAATCTAGTTATTCCATTATTCCTATAGAGAATAGCAATTCAGGTTTTATACATGAAAGTATAAATTTACTAAAAAATAGTACATTAAAAGTAATATCAGAAATAGAAATAAAAATAAAACATTGTTTATTAACAGCAAAAAATACTGATTATTTATTAATAAAAAAGATATATAGTCATTATCAACCAATAAAACAATGTAAAAGTTTTTTAAGTAATTTTCCACATTGGAAAATAAAAAAATCTAAGAGCACATCTGAAGCAATGAAAAAAGTATTAAAAAAACAATCTAATCATTGTGCTGTTATAGGAAACAAAGAGGGAAGTATAATTTATAATTTAAAAATATTAAATAAAAATTTATTATATAATAAAAATAATATCACAAGATTTTTGATATTATCAAAAAAAAATAATGATAAATATATAAAAGGAAATTTTAAAACTATATTGATTTTTTCTATTTTAAAAAAAACAAATAGCTTTGTTAAATTATTAATACTTATTAATAATTTAAAACTCGAAATAAATGCTCTTAAAAAATATGTTTATAAAAAAAAAGTTTCATATATTTTATGTTATTTAGAAATTTTAGAACATGAAAAAACAAAAAATATGCAATATATGTTATATATTTTAAAAAAAAAATCTATTTTTTTAAAAAAAATAGGATGTTATATAACCAACAAAAATAAAAATTAA
- the ftsH gene encoding ATP-dependent zinc metalloprotease FtsH — protein MIDKAKKILVCLVMSFIFMSLFHTFASHQNINKKVDYSTFLSEVRKRKVSKAYINDREIIVVKKDHSKYKTYMPIHDPKLLDILINKHVKVFGKMLEEPSLFFSVFISWLPMILLTGFWFFFMRQIHSGNGGRSTIFFGKSKARMLTKDEIKTTFSDVAGCDEAKEEVLELVQYLRKPSRFQKLGGKIPKGVLMIGPPGTGKTLLAKAIAGEAKVPFFTISGSDFVEMFVGVGASRVRDMFEHSRRYAPCIIFIDEIDAVGRHRGSGLGGVHDEREQTLNQMLVEMDGFDINKGVILIAATNRPDVLDPALLRPGRFDRQVLVDLPDVLGRNQILKVHMRKIPVSQNVNSMVIARGTPGFSGADLSNLVNEAALFAAREKKNIVSMIEFEKAKDKIIMGTERKSMVMSDYQKETTAYHEAGHVIIGRLVPEHDPVHKATIIPHGLALGVTMFLPKEDNFTLSRNKIESKISTLYGGRLAEELIYGENSVTTGASNDIKLATGLAKNMITKWGFSEKLGPLLYTEEEDEVFIGKSSNKISQISEHTAKIIDEEIRDIVDRNYKRARNILNENMDILHKMKEALVKYETIDSLQIDDLMSRKDVRPPNNGFETI, from the coding sequence TTGATTGATAAAGCTAAAAAAATTCTTGTTTGTTTAGTAATGTCTTTCATATTTATGTCTTTATTTCATACTTTTGCTTCTCATCAAAATATAAATAAGAAAGTTGATTATTCCACTTTTTTGTCTGAAGTAAGAAAAAGAAAAGTAAGTAAAGCATATATAAATGATAGAGAAATAATTGTTGTTAAAAAGGATCATAGTAAATATAAAACTTATATGCCAATACATGATCCTAAATTACTTGATATTTTAATTAATAAGCATGTGAAAGTTTTCGGTAAAATGTTAGAAGAACCAAGTTTGTTTTTTTCTGTTTTTATATCTTGGCTACCTATGATTTTGTTAACTGGTTTTTGGTTTTTTTTTATGAGGCAAATACATTCTGGTAATGGTGGACGAAGCACAATTTTTTTTGGTAAAAGTAAAGCTAGAATGTTAACTAAAGACGAAATAAAAACTACTTTTTCTGATGTAGCTGGTTGTGACGAAGCAAAAGAAGAAGTTCTTGAGTTAGTTCAATATCTTAGAAAACCTAGCAGGTTTCAAAAATTAGGAGGTAAAATTCCAAAAGGAGTTTTGATGATAGGTCCTCCAGGTACTGGTAAAACTTTACTTGCTAAAGCAATAGCTGGAGAAGCTAAAGTACCTTTTTTTACTATTTCAGGTTCAGATTTTGTAGAAATGTTTGTTGGTGTTGGGGCATCAAGAGTTAGAGATATGTTTGAACATTCAAGAAGATATGCTCCTTGTATAATATTTATAGATGAAATCGATGCCGTTGGTAGACACAGAGGTTCTGGATTAGGTGGAGTTCATGATGAAAGAGAACAAACTTTAAATCAGATGTTGGTTGAAATGGATGGTTTTGATATAAATAAAGGAGTAATTCTTATTGCAGCTACTAATAGACCAGATGTTTTAGATCCAGCATTACTTAGACCAGGTAGATTTGATAGACAAGTATTAGTTGATTTGCCAGATGTTTTAGGAAGAAATCAGATTTTGAAAGTACACATGCGTAAAATTCCTGTTTCACAAAATGTTAACTCTATGGTAATAGCTAGAGGTACTCCCGGTTTTTCAGGTGCTGATTTATCTAATCTAGTTAATGAAGCTGCTTTATTTGCAGCAAGAGAAAAAAAAAATATAGTTTCTATGATAGAATTCGAAAAAGCTAAAGATAAAATAATTATGGGTACTGAAAGAAAATCTATGGTTATGAGTGACTATCAAAAAGAAACTACAGCTTATCATGAAGCAGGACATGTGATAATTGGAAGATTAGTTCCAGAACATGATCCAGTTCATAAAGCAACTATTATACCTCATGGGTTAGCATTAGGTGTTACTATGTTTTTACCAAAAGAAGATAATTTTACTTTAAGTAGAAATAAAATAGAAAGTAAAATTTCTACTTTATATGGGGGTAGATTAGCAGAAGAACTTATTTATGGAGAAAATAGTGTAACCACAGGTGCTTCTAATGATATAAAATTAGCTACAGGTTTAGCTAAAAATATGATTACTAAATGGGGTTTTTCTGAAAAATTAGGTCCTTTATTATATACTGAAGAAGAAGATGAAGTATTTATAGGAAAATCTTCTAACAAAATATCGCAAATTTCTGAACATACCGCTAAAATTATTGATGAAGAAATAAGGGATATAGTAGATAGAAATTATAAACGTGCAAGAAATATACTGAATGAAAATATGGATATTTTACATAAGATGAAAGAAGCATTAGTAAAATATGAAACTATTGATTCTTTACAAATAGACGATTTAATGTCTAGAAAAGATGTTAGACCTCCTAATAATGGTTTTGAAACAATATAG
- the rplM gene encoding 50S ribosomal protein L13, protein MKTFSANNKTIVKKWYCIDATNKILGRLSTIISTYLIGKHKIEYTPHVDTGDYIIIINASKIILTGNKKNKKFYYHHTGYIGGIKKISFKSLIINKPNRIIEHSVKGMMPKNSLGKEMFKKLKIYSGNKHNHYSNNPIFLNI, encoded by the coding sequence TTGAAAACTTTTTCAGCTAACAATAAAACAATAGTTAAAAAATGGTATTGTATTGATGCTACCAATAAAATTTTAGGCAGATTATCTACAATAATATCTACATATTTGATAGGTAAACATAAAATAGAATATACTCCTCATGTTGATACAGGTGATTATATAATCATAATAAATGCTTCTAAAATTATTTTAACCGGAAATAAAAAAAACAAAAAATTTTATTATCATCATACTGGTTATATAGGAGGCATAAAAAAGATATCTTTTAAAAGTCTAATTATTAATAAGCCAAATAGAATAATTGAACATTCAGTTAAAGGAATGATGCCAAAAAATTCTTTGGGAAAAGAAATGTTTAAAAAATTAAAAATTTATTCTGGAAATAAACATAATCATTATTCTAATAATCCTATTTTTTTAAATATTTAA